In Anabaena sphaerica FACHB-251, a genomic segment contains:
- the aroH gene encoding chorismate mutase, giving the protein MRAIRGATTVAENSVEAITEAVTELIDELEERNTLQPTEILSVTFSVTRDLDAIFPAAIARSRPLWDSVAMLDVQQMHVEGSLQRCIRFLIHAYLPTSAPVHHIYLRQAAKLRPDWGLQQTLQTSQQVVETKV; this is encoded by the coding sequence ATGCGGGCGATTCGTGGTGCAACAACCGTTGCAGAAAATAGCGTGGAAGCAATTACAGAAGCGGTGACAGAATTAATTGATGAACTAGAAGAACGGAATACGCTGCAACCAACAGAAATTTTGAGTGTTACTTTTTCTGTCACACGGGACTTAGATGCTATTTTCCCAGCAGCGATCGCCCGCAGTCGTCCTTTATGGGATAGTGTGGCTATGTTGGATGTCCAACAAATGCACGTCGAGGGAAGCTTACAGCGTTGCATCCGCTTTTTGATTCACGCCTATTTGCCAACTTCCGCTCCCGTTCACCACATTTATTTGCGTCAAGCAGCTAAATTGCGCCCTGACTGGGGTTTACAGCAAACGTTACAAACCTCACAGCAGGTAGTAGAAACAAAAGTTTAA
- the sppA gene encoding signal peptide peptidase SppA, with amino-acid sequence MVWPLRPKFRKQIARIEITGAIASATRKRVLEALKTVEEKKFPALLLRIDSPGGTVGDSQEIYSALKRLRKKTKIVASFGNISASGGVYIGMGAEHIMANPGTITGSIGVILRGNNLERLLEKVGVSFKVIKSGPYKDILSFDRELTEPEENILQELIDVSYQQFVQTVAEGRSLEVEKVKTFADGRIFTGEQAVELGVVDRLGTEEDARRWTAELVGLDPEKTPCYTLEERKPLLSRILPGSRQAKSGIRSGIDWLEFEMSTSGLPLWLYRP; translated from the coding sequence ATGGTTTGGCCGTTGAGACCCAAGTTTCGTAAACAAATTGCTCGGATTGAAATAACTGGTGCGATCGCCAGTGCTACCCGCAAACGGGTATTAGAAGCCCTAAAAACTGTAGAAGAGAAGAAATTTCCAGCTTTATTGCTACGCATCGATAGCCCTGGCGGTACAGTGGGAGATTCCCAAGAAATCTACAGCGCCCTCAAGCGGTTGCGTAAAAAAACCAAAATCGTCGCTAGTTTTGGCAATATATCGGCTTCTGGAGGCGTTTATATTGGCATGGGAGCCGAACACATTATGGCTAACCCAGGCACAATCACAGGTAGTATAGGCGTGATTTTGCGGGGAAATAACTTGGAACGCCTGCTAGAAAAAGTTGGTGTTTCCTTTAAAGTGATTAAGTCTGGTCCCTACAAAGATATTTTGTCTTTTGATAGGGAACTGACAGAACCAGAAGAAAACATCCTGCAAGAGTTGATAGATGTCAGCTATCAGCAGTTTGTACAAACGGTAGCTGAGGGTCGTTCTTTGGAGGTAGAAAAGGTAAAAACCTTCGCTGATGGGCGGATTTTCACCGGAGAACAAGCCGTAGAATTGGGAGTTGTAGACCGTCTGGGAACAGAAGAAGATGCACGTCGCTGGACTGCGGAATTAGTTGGACTTGATCCAGAAAAAACTCCTTGCTATACGCTAGAAGAACGTAAACCATTATTGAGTCGGATTCTACCAGGAAGTCGTCAGGCCAAATCAGGTATTAGGTCTGGAATTGATTGGCTGGAATTTGAAATGTCTACAAGTGGTTTACCCCTGTGGTTATATAGACCGTAG